Proteins from a genomic interval of Alosa alosa isolate M-15738 ecotype Scorff River chromosome 8, AALO_Geno_1.1, whole genome shotgun sequence:
- the marcksa gene encoding myristoylated alanine-rich protein kinase C substrate a — translation MGAQFSKTAAKGETAAEKPGEAAASPSKTNGQENGHVKVNGDASPAAAEAGKEEVQANGSATAEEAPKQEEEKSEAAAPAEKEAAEGEKENAEAVAPAAEGEAAAKAEDGATPSTSNETPKKKKKRFSFKKSFKLSGFSFKKTKKETGEGEGEEAAASTEEAKAEGAEATEAAATEEAKPTGEEAAPAASAEETKEAAAAASPVEAKPEETAEKSAEEAKAAPPAEEPKVEEKPAEPAAEAKSPEQEAPKAEEPAPATQEPAASSPEAPTAEAQE, via the exons ATGGGAGCGCAATTCTCCAAGACCGCTGCAAAAGGCGAAACCGCGGCAGAAAAGCCAGGAGAGGCTGCTGCTTCACCTTCCAAGACTAATGGACAG GAAAATGGGCACGTGAAAGTGAATGGGGATGcgtcccctgctgctgctgaggcagGCAAGGAGGAGGTGCAGGCCAATGGCAGTGCCACCGCCGAGGAGGCCCCCAAGCAGGAAGAAGAGAAGTCTGAGGCTGCTGCACCTGCAGAGAAGGAAGCCGCTGAGGGCGAGAAGGAGAACGCAGAGGCTGTTGCTCCAGCCGCCGAGGGGGAGGCTGCAGCCAAGGCCGAGGACGGCGCCACGCCTTCCACCAGCAACGAGACgcccaagaagaagaagaagcgaTTCTCTTTCAAGAAGTCCTTCAAGCTCAGCGGCTTCTCCTTCAAGAAGACCAAGAAGGAGACCGGTGAGGGCGAGGGTGAGGAGGCCGCCGCATCCACGGAGGAGGCTAAAGCAGAGGGAGCTGAGGCCACGGAGGCAGCCGCCACCGAGGAGGCCAAGCCCACCGGAGAGGAGGCCGCTCCCGCCGCCTCCGCAGAGGAGACCAAGGAGGCCGCTGCCGCCGCCAGCCCAGTGGAGGCCAAACCCGAGGAGACGGCAGAGAAGTCGGCCGAGGAGGCCAAGGCAGCCCCTCCCGCAGAGGAGCCGAAGGTGGAGGAGAAGCCAGCTGAGCCTGCGGCAGAGGCCAAGTCCCCAGAGCAGGAGGCCCCCAAAGCAGAGGAGCCTGCACCTGCGACACAGGAGCCCGCAGCCTCCAGTCCAGAGGCCCCCACCGCCGAGGCTCAAGAGTAG